In Legionella cincinnatiensis, the DNA window GTAAGACCACATTAACAGCGGCAATTACCACGATCATGGCAAAGAAATTTGGTGGTATAGCAAAAGCATACGATCAGATCGATGCGGCACCAGAAGAAAGAGAGCGAGGCATTACAATATCTACAGCGCACGTTGAATATGAATCAGCGAACAGACATTATGCGCATGTGGATTGCCCTGGACATGCTGACTATGTGAAGAACATGATTACGGGTGCAGCGCAAATGGACGGAGCGATACTGGTAGTATCTGCAGCGGATGGTCCTATGCCTCAAACTAGAGAGCATATACTGTTGTCCCGCCAAGTAGGTGTACCGTACATTGTCGTATTTATGAATAAAGCGGACATGGTTGATGATCCTGAGTTATTAGAACTTGTTGAAATGGAAGTCCGTGATTTGTTAAGCAGTTACGATTTTCCTGGGGATGACATTCCAATTATTGTTGGTTCTGCCTTGAAAGCATTAGAAGGTGATAGCAGTGATATTGGTGTACCAGCGATTGAGAAGCTAGTAGAAACTATGGATTCATACATTCCAGAGCCGGTACGCAACATTGATAAGTCGTTTTTATTACCGATTGAAGATGTATTTTCAATATCTGGTCGAGGAACAGTAGTAACAGGACGTATCGAGAGCGGAATTATCAAAGTAGGCGAAGAGATTGAGATTGTTGGAATTCGTGATACATCAAAGACGACCTGTACAGGTGTTGAGATGTTTCGTAAGTTGTTAGACGAAGGACGAGCTGGTGATAACGTAGGAATATTACTTCGTGGAACTAAGCGAGATGAAGTTGAGCGTGGCCAAGTATTAGCGAAGCCAGGCACAATTAAGCCTCATACAAAATTTGAAGCGGAAGTATACGTGTTATCTAAAGAAGAAGGTGGCCGACATACTCCATTTTTCAATGGATATAGACCGCAGTTTTATTTTAGAACAACGGACGTAACAGGCACTTGTGATTTACCATCTGGAGTAGAAATGGTAATGCCTGGAGATAACGTACAGTTGACTGTAAATTTACATGCGCCTATTGCGATGGATGAAGGTTTACGTTTTGCAATTCGGGAAGGTGGCCGTACTGTTGGCGCCGGTGTTGTCGCTAAAATTATCGAGTAATAAGGTAGATTTTATGGCATGCACCATGATGGTTCATGCCAAATAATATAGGCCAGTAGCTCAATTGGCAGAGTGGCGGTCTCCAAAACCGCAGGTTGGGGGTTCGATTCCCTCCTGGCCTGCCAACAAACAAGTGAATATGAAAAGTTTGAACGAAACTCAAAGTAATACTAAAGATGTACTTTCTTGGGTGGCTATAGTTTTTATAACTTTAGCGGCCTTTTTTTGCACTTACTATTACACTTTATCAGGCCCTATAGAGTCTATAATATGGCTTGTATGGTTTTTATTAGCTATATTTTTGGCTTACCTAACATCTGCAGGTAAAAAAGTGTTTCACTTTGCTCAAGAATCAAAAGTTGAGCTATTAAAGGTCGTTTGGCCTACACGTCAAGAAACAATACAAACAACAACAATCGTTATTGTCATGGTTGCATTAACCGGATTTATACTCTGGGGAGTGGATTCAATAATGATGTGGGCAATCGCAAAAATAACGCATTTAGGGTGAGTTCGGTGGAAGAGCAAAAATCGAAACAATGGTATGTTGTGCATGCCTATTCTGGCTATGAAAATTTTGTCATGCGTGAAATTATATCGCGTACAAAACACCATAATTTAGAAGATAAAATTGGTGAGGTTGTCGTACCCTCAGAAGAAGTTGTTGAGATGCGTTCAGGTCAAAAGCGCAAGAGTACACGAAAATTTTTTCCAGGCTATGTATTAGTAAACATGGTTATGGATGATCAAACTTGGCATATGATACGAGCGATACCAAGAGTTTTAGGCTTTATTGGTGGAACAAGTCAAACGCCTACACCTATCACAGACAAAGAAGCTCAAGCAATTATGCAGCGAGTTGAAGATGGAGTCACTAAACCAAGACCTAAGATTCTATTTGAACCTGGTGAGGTTGTACGTGTAAAAGAAGGCCCATTTGTCGACTTCAATGGAGTTGTTGAAGAAGTTAATTATGAGAAAAGCAGATTAAGAGTGGCGGTTCTTATTTTTGGACGCTCAACTCCAGTAGAACTTGAGTTTAGTCAAGTAGAAAAAACTTAGTTCGCTAAGGTGTTCTAATTAAATCACTTTATAAAATAAAGATAATAATTTAATTTAGAACTATTTTATGTTAAGGGGAGCTAGAACTTAAGTAATTATAAATGATAAATAAAATTACTAGAAGCTAGCGCTTAACCCGTAAGGAGTAATCATGGCAAAAAAAGTAGAAGCATATATCAAATTACAAATTCCAGCAGGTAAGGCTAATCCAAGTCCACCTGTAGGACCTGCATTAGGTCAAAGAGGTGTTAACATCATGGAATTTTGTAAAGCATTTAATGCAGCGACACAACAAATGGAGCAAGGTTTACCTACCCCTGTTGTAATAACTGTTTATAGTGATCGCAGTTTTACTTTCGTTACTAAAACACCTCCAGCTTCAGTTCTTTTGAAAAAGGCAGCAGGTATTCAAAGCGGAAGTGGCACGCCCAACACGAAAAAAGTGGCCAAACTTAACGTCAAGCAACTGGAAGAAATTGCAAAACTTAAGGAACCTGATTTAACTGCAGCAAGTCTAGCAGCAGCAGTTAGATGTATTGCAGGTACAGCACGCAGTATGGGTATTGACGTTGAAGGTTTAGAATAGGGGGTTGCCATGGCAAGAGTATCTAAGAAACAAAAAAAGATTTTAGAGGTAGTTAAAGCTGGTCACTTATACAGTGCGAGTGAAGCAATAAATATTTTAAAGCAATTTGCATCAACTAAATTCCGTGAAAGCCTAGATATCAGTGTTAACCTTGGTGTTGATCCTCGAAAATCAGACCAAGTAGTACGCTCATCAACTAACTTACCTAAAGGTACAGGAAAAGTGGTTCGTGTTGCTGTTTTTGCACAAGGTGATAATGCAACTAAGGCAAAAGATGCAGGTGCTGACATAGTTGGCTTTGAAGATTTAGCTGAAAAAATTAAAGGTGGAGCAATGGATTTTGATGTGGTCATTGCAACCCCTGATGCAATGCGCATTGTTGGACAGTTAGGTCAAGTTTTGGGGCCAAGAGGTTTAATGCCTAATCCAAAAGTTGGAACTGTTACTACAAATGTTGACGCCGCAGTCAAAGATGCTAAGTCAGGACAAGTACGTTATAGAACGGATAAAAATGGTATTATTCATTGTACTGTTGGAAAGGTTGATTTTGCAGCAGAAGATATTATTGAGAATATCGTCGCTCTAATAAATGACTTGAAAAAGGCAAAACCTTCTTCATCAAAAGGCCAATACTTAAAGAAAATTTCTTTATCTACAACAATGGGGCCAGGTTTATCTATTGATATTTCATCAATACCTGTGTAATATATCCACCCATTTTAAGAATTCACGGCATAGATTTGGTTCCATGCCGTCGAAGACCGCAGGTGCAATCGCTTAATTTCCTGCGCAGACGGTGAACCGGCTCCAATTTAAGAGACGGCCACCATAACTGGCAAATCCTCGTGATTTGTAACTATTAGGAGGTCAGTAACGTGACATTAAATTTAGCTGCAAAAAAAGCTGTTGTTGAAGAAGTGACTGCGGTCGCCTCAAAGGCTATTTCGGCAGTAGTTGCTGATTATCGAGGTTTAACTGTTAATCAAATGACGCATTTACGTAGTGAAGCACGTAAGTCAGGTGTTTATCTTCGGGTTGTAAGGAATACTTTAACACGAAGAGCATTTAAAAACACTGAATTTGAGTGCTTAAACGACTTGCTGGTAGGGCCGTTGTTTGTTGCTCTATCATTAGAAGCTCCTAGTGATGCAGCAAGGCTACTTAAAGAATTTTCAAAAACATTTGAAAAACTTCAAGTTAAAGCATTATCAGTAGGTGGTAAAGTATATTCAGCAGATCAGATTGATGCTGTTGCAAGCTTGCCAACACGTGATGAAGCAATAGCTAAGTTAATGTATGTGATGAAAGCGCCAATTGAAAAATTTGTCAGAACTCTTGCTGAGCCACATGCTAAATTAGTAAGAACCTTAGCAGCAGTAAAAGATAAGAAAGCAGGTTAAATCTCTTTAAATCAATAAATTAATTTTAAATCAGGAGCTAGTAATGGCTGTGTCAAAAAATGATATTTTAGAAACCATAGCAAACATGTCTGTTATGGAAGTAGTTGAACTAATCGAAGCAATGGAAGAGAAATTTAATGTTTCTGCTGCCGCTGCTGCTGTTGCAGTTGCTGCACCTGCCGCTGCTGCTGCCGCTGTTGAAGAACAAACTGAATTTACAGTTGTTATGACCAGCTTCGGTGCAAACAAAGTAAACGTTATTAAAGCAGTTCGTGGTATAACTGGTCTTGGCTTAAAAGAAGCTAAAGATTTAGTAGAAGGTGCTCCTTCAACAATTAAAGAAGCTGTATCTAAAGATGAAGCTGCTAATATCAAGAAAGAACTTGAAGAAGCTGGTGCTTCAGTAGAAGTTAAATAATAAAGTTATATCAATGAGATAGGAACCCAGCCATGTTTTCATGGCTGGGTTTACGTGTTTGAAGTCATCAATAATTTACAGAGGAAACACCATGGCCGTTGCAGAAGCTAAACCTCAATATTCGCATGCTGAGAAAAAACGATTTCGCAAAAGCTTTGGTAAGCAGGCCGATAAAATGGCAATACCAAATCTGCTTGAAATTCAATTAAAATCTTATAGGGATTTTCTTCAGGCCGATAGCAAAGCAAATGAACACTTTAATACAGGATTACATGCTGCATTTTCTTCTGTATTCCCAATTGATAGTTTTTCTGGCAATGCAAGACTTGAATATGTTGGCTATAAGCTTGGTGAACCAGCATTTGATGTGCGTGAATGCAAATTAAGAGGCTTAACTTATTCTGCACCGTTAAGGGTTAAAATAAGACTTGTTATTCTTGATAAAGATGCAAGCGAAGATCCTAAGCCAATCAAAGATATTAGAGAACAAGATGTTTTTATGGGTGAAATTCCTTTAATGACGGATGTGGGGACATTTGTCATAAACGGTACTGAAAGAGTAGTTGTTTCACAATTACATCGTTCGCCTGGCGTTATATTTGAACATGATAAAGGAAAAACGCATTCATCTGGGAAATTACTCTATTCTGCACGAATCATTCCATATCGAGGTTCTTGGTTGGATTTTGAGTTCGATCCTAAGGATTGTGTTTATGTTCGAATTGATAGAAGACGTAAGTTACCCGTTAGTATTTTGCTACGCGCTTTAGGATATGAAACAGAAGATATCCTAGGTGAATTTTTTGAAATGACGAGTTGTTATCTTAAAAATGGAGAATATCATATTGATTTAATTCCTCAACGCTTACGAGGTGAAATAGCATCATTTGATATTCTTGTACCAGGAACTGGTGAACTTATTGTTGAGCAAGGGAGAAGAATTACTGCGCGCCATATTAAGCAAATGGAAAAAGCGCAAATGAAAGATCTAATTGTTCCTCGAGATTATTTATTAGGCAAAACATTAGCAAAAAATATTGTTGATACATTAACTGGTGAGTTGGTTGCACAAGCAAATGACGAAGTTACCGAGGCTCTACTTGATGCAATGATTACTAGTGGTATTCATGAATTCAATATGATTTATACAAATGATTTAGATCATGGCTCTTATATTTCTGATACGGTAAAAATTGATCCTACTTCGAGTCAATTGGAAGCGCTTGTAGAAATATATCGAATGATGCGTCCTGGTGAGCCGCCAACTAAAGAAGCTGCAGAAGCCTTATTTAAAAATCTATTTTTTGTAGAAGAGCGTTATGATTTATCTGCAGTTGGTAGAATGAAATTTAATCGTCGTGTTGGTAGAAAAAATGATGATGGTCCGGGTACATTGACCAAAGAAGACATAATGGCGGTTATTAAGACATTAATAGACATTAGAAATGGCATTGGAATGGTCGATGATATCGATCATCTTGGTAATCGTAGAGTACGTAGTGTTGGAGAAATGACTGAAAACCAATTTAGGGTTGGTCTTGTTCGCGTTGAAAGAGCAGTTAAAGAACGATTAAGTTTAGTTGAGTCTGAAAATTTAATGCCACAGGATTTAATTAATGCAAAACCTGTTTCTGCTGCAATTAAAGAGTTTTTTGGTTCAAGTCAGTTGTCTCAATTTATGGATCAGGTAAATCCATTATCAGGAGTAACTCATAAGCGAAGAGTATCCGCTTTGGGCCCAGGTGGATTAACTCGTGAACGCGCTGGCTTTGAAGTCCGTGACGTACATACAACACATTATGGTCGTGTATGCCCAATTGAAACTCCGGAAGGTCCAAATATTGGATTGATTAACTCTTTATCTGTTTATGCACGAACAAATGATTATGGTTTTATTGAAACTCCATGCCGAAAAGTAATTGATGGTCGTGTTACAGAGGACATTGAATATTTATCAGCTATTGAAGAAGTTGACCAATATATTGCTCAATCAAGTGTAGCTCTTGATGAGAATGGAAATATTTTAGCGGATTTAGTTCCTTGTAGACATCAAAACGAATTTTCGTTGACAACACCCGATAAAATTAATTACATGGATATTTCACCTAAACAGATCGTGTCAGTAGCAGCTTCACTAATTCCTTTCTTAGAGCACGACGACGCAAACCGTGCCTTGATGGGATCAAACATGCAACGCCAAGCAGTTCCTACTTTGCGTTCCGAAAAGCCCTTGGTTGGGACTGGTATGGAGCGTATAGTTGCTTCAGACTCAGGGGTTTCTGTAGTGGCAAAACGAGGTGGAATAATTGATTTAGTGGATGCTTCACGTATCGTTGTGCGTGTTAATGACGATGAAACAACAGCGGGTGAAACAGGTGTTGATATCTATAATTTGACTAAATATTTTCGCTCAAACCAAGATACATGTATCAATCAACGCCCAATAGTAAGAACGGGTGATATGATTCAGAGAGGCGATGTTTTAGCTGATGGTCCTTGCACTGATATGGGCGAACTTGCATTAGGACAAAATTTATTAGTTGCCTTTATGCCCTGGAATGGATACAACTTCGAAGATTCTATTCTTATTTCTGAGCGTATTGTTCAAGATGATCGTTTTACAACGATTCATATAGAAGAACTAACCTGTATTGCGCGTGATACTAAATTAGGCGCAGAAGAAATTACTGCAGATATACCCAATGTAGGTGAGTCAGCACTTTCAAGTTTGGACGAATCTGGAGTTGTGTATATTGGTGCAGAAGTTAATGCAGGCGATATCCTAGTAGGAAAGGTAACACCTAAAGGTGAAACTCAGCTTACTCCCGAAGAAAAATTATTACGTGCTATCTTTGGTGAAAAAGCATCTGATGTTAAAGACTCTTCGTTAAGAGTTCCATCAGGTATGAATGGCACTGTAATTGATGTGCAAGTATTTACGCGTGATGGATTGGAAAAAGATGCACGCGCAAAAAGTATCGAGGAAGAACATCTTGCTCGAGTACGTAAGGATCTTGTTGACGAA includes these proteins:
- the tuf gene encoding elongation factor Tu: MAKEKFERKKPHVNVGTIGHVDHGKTTLTAAITTIMAKKFGGIAKAYDQIDAAPEERERGITISTAHVEYESANRHYAHVDCPGHADYVKNMITGAAQMDGAILVVSAADGPMPQTREHILLSRQVGVPYIVVFMNKADMVDDPELLELVEMEVRDLLSSYDFPGDDIPIIVGSALKALEGDSSDIGVPAIEKLVETMDSYIPEPVRNIDKSFLLPIEDVFSISGRGTVVTGRIESGIIKVGEEIEIVGIRDTSKTTCTGVEMFRKLLDEGRAGDNVGILLRGTKRDEVERGQVLAKPGTIKPHTKFEAEVYVLSKEEGGRHTPFFNGYRPQFYFRTTDVTGTCDLPSGVEMVMPGDNVQLTVNLHAPIAMDEGLRFAIREGGRTVGAGVVAKIIE
- the secE gene encoding preprotein translocase subunit SecE, with amino-acid sequence MKSLNETQSNTKDVLSWVAIVFITLAAFFCTYYYTLSGPIESIIWLVWFLLAIFLAYLTSAGKKVFHFAQESKVELLKVVWPTRQETIQTTTIVIVMVALTGFILWGVDSIMMWAIAKITHLG
- the nusG gene encoding transcription termination/antitermination protein NusG — its product is MEEQKSKQWYVVHAYSGYENFVMREIISRTKHHNLEDKIGEVVVPSEEVVEMRSGQKRKSTRKFFPGYVLVNMVMDDQTWHMIRAIPRVLGFIGGTSQTPTPITDKEAQAIMQRVEDGVTKPRPKILFEPGEVVRVKEGPFVDFNGVVEEVNYEKSRLRVAVLIFGRSTPVELEFSQVEKT
- the rplK gene encoding 50S ribosomal protein L11 codes for the protein MAKKVEAYIKLQIPAGKANPSPPVGPALGQRGVNIMEFCKAFNAATQQMEQGLPTPVVITVYSDRSFTFVTKTPPASVLLKKAAGIQSGSGTPNTKKVAKLNVKQLEEIAKLKEPDLTAASLAAAVRCIAGTARSMGIDVEGLE
- the rplA gene encoding 50S ribosomal protein L1; the encoded protein is MARVSKKQKKILEVVKAGHLYSASEAINILKQFASTKFRESLDISVNLGVDPRKSDQVVRSSTNLPKGTGKVVRVAVFAQGDNATKAKDAGADIVGFEDLAEKIKGGAMDFDVVIATPDAMRIVGQLGQVLGPRGLMPNPKVGTVTTNVDAAVKDAKSGQVRYRTDKNGIIHCTVGKVDFAAEDIIENIVALINDLKKAKPSSSKGQYLKKISLSTTMGPGLSIDISSIPV
- the rplJ gene encoding 50S ribosomal protein L10 produces the protein MTLNLAAKKAVVEEVTAVASKAISAVVADYRGLTVNQMTHLRSEARKSGVYLRVVRNTLTRRAFKNTEFECLNDLLVGPLFVALSLEAPSDAARLLKEFSKTFEKLQVKALSVGGKVYSADQIDAVASLPTRDEAIAKLMYVMKAPIEKFVRTLAEPHAKLVRTLAAVKDKKAG
- the rplL gene encoding 50S ribosomal protein L7/L12 — its product is MAVSKNDILETIANMSVMEVVELIEAMEEKFNVSAAAAAVAVAAPAAAAAAVEEQTEFTVVMTSFGANKVNVIKAVRGITGLGLKEAKDLVEGAPSTIKEAVSKDEAANIKKELEEAGASVEVK
- the rpoB gene encoding DNA-directed RNA polymerase subunit beta yields the protein MAVAEAKPQYSHAEKKRFRKSFGKQADKMAIPNLLEIQLKSYRDFLQADSKANEHFNTGLHAAFSSVFPIDSFSGNARLEYVGYKLGEPAFDVRECKLRGLTYSAPLRVKIRLVILDKDASEDPKPIKDIREQDVFMGEIPLMTDVGTFVINGTERVVVSQLHRSPGVIFEHDKGKTHSSGKLLYSARIIPYRGSWLDFEFDPKDCVYVRIDRRRKLPVSILLRALGYETEDILGEFFEMTSCYLKNGEYHIDLIPQRLRGEIASFDILVPGTGELIVEQGRRITARHIKQMEKAQMKDLIVPRDYLLGKTLAKNIVDTLTGELVAQANDEVTEALLDAMITSGIHEFNMIYTNDLDHGSYISDTVKIDPTSSQLEALVEIYRMMRPGEPPTKEAAEALFKNLFFVEERYDLSAVGRMKFNRRVGRKNDDGPGTLTKEDIMAVIKTLIDIRNGIGMVDDIDHLGNRRVRSVGEMTENQFRVGLVRVERAVKERLSLVESENLMPQDLINAKPVSAAIKEFFGSSQLSQFMDQVNPLSGVTHKRRVSALGPGGLTRERAGFEVRDVHTTHYGRVCPIETPEGPNIGLINSLSVYARTNDYGFIETPCRKVIDGRVTEDIEYLSAIEEVDQYIAQSSVALDENGNILADLVPCRHQNEFSLTTPDKINYMDISPKQIVSVAASLIPFLEHDDANRALMGSNMQRQAVPTLRSEKPLVGTGMERIVASDSGVSVVAKRGGIIDLVDASRIVVRVNDDETTAGETGVDIYNLTKYFRSNQDTCINQRPIVRTGDMIQRGDVLADGPCTDMGELALGQNLLVAFMPWNGYNFEDSILISERIVQDDRFTTIHIEELTCIARDTKLGAEEITADIPNVGESALSSLDESGVVYIGAEVNAGDILVGKVTPKGETQLTPEEKLLRAIFGEKASDVKDSSLRVPSGMNGTVIDVQVFTRDGLEKDARAKSIEEEHLARVRKDLVDERRIREEDIYHRVSNIILDKVATGGPGNLRPGSKVTQEYLQSITRDKWFDIRLENDAISQQLEQLSKQLEMLTKEMEKRFNDSRKKIIQGDDLAPGVLKIVKVYLAVKRRIQPGDKMAGRHGNKGVISIVVPVEDMPHMEDGTAVDIVLNPLGVPSRMNIGQVLETHLGLAAKGLGNKIAQMLDLKQNSAEIRAFLNKIYNHDGIQRVNLDCLNDEELYRLADNLRAGVPMATPVFDGASEAEIKSMLQLADLSPDGKTILYDGRTGNQFDNPVTVGYMYMLKLNHLVDDKMHARSTGSYSLVTQQPLGGKAQFGGQRFGEMEVWALEAYGAAYTLQEMLTVKSDDVGGRTKIYKNIVDGDHRMDPGMPESFNVLLKEIRALGIDIELEHD